A stretch of Hydractinia symbiolongicarpus strain clone_291-10 chromosome 9, HSymV2.1, whole genome shotgun sequence DNA encodes these proteins:
- the LOC130657369 gene encoding speedy protein A-like → MQSNLFLILLFRILVLLNNIICSQQMGNKISVLDEISLDELSTKEITEMRKYKTRSKNRLLLCCKSPSNSSNTSLDLTPELGFPIIKKSRKCLVVDQKENSCINRNFRKNRISPKKIPSRCRKTAEKGSFLSAYFKVFDDDVIQDFLWMDSCHKLSDKYLLAMVYTYFRRANLTRREYNRTNFFAALYLSHDMEEDNEDLKLEIFPWVLGEQWRLTHLNLINQRDALLKRMSYRAVVSKITCDEVMELCPSHPIWKRERKEHHGGAIRMYDDNDDFTPRGPDASPLYCYLCEDQSNYSSTFTSGYLSLCSNEMSLLEEDALEDGNQMLTLHSNNSDKFRLVREE, encoded by the exons ATGCAATCCAACCTTTTTTTAATCCTTTTATTTCGTATTTTAGTTTTGTTAAACAATATTATATGTTCACAACAAATGGGAAATAAAATTTCAGTTCTTGATGAAATATCACTTGACGAATTGAGTACAAAAGAGATAACTGAAATGCGAAAATATAAAACACGATCAAAGAATAGATTATTGCTGTGTTGCAAAAGCCCAAGTAATTCTTCCAACACTTCTTTGGATCTCACACCAGAGTTAGGATTTCCAATTATCAAGAAGTCACGAAAATGTTTAGTGGTTGATCAGAAAGAAAACAGTTGCATTAATAGAAATTTTAGAAAGAATAGAATATCTCCAAAAAAAATACCTTCCAGGTGTCGGAAAACTGCTGAAAAGGGATCATTTTTGTCAGCTTATTTTAAAGTCTTTG ATGATGATGTTATCCAAGATTTTCTTTGGATGGACAGCTGTCATAAGCTATCTGACAAA tacCTTCTAGCTATGGTGTATACATACTTTCGACGAGCTAATTTGACTAGAAGAGAATATAACCGAACAAACTTTTTTGCAGCTTT GTATCTCTCACACGATATGGAAGAAGACAACGAAGACTTAAAACTAGAGATATTTCCTTGGGTACTTGGTGAACAGTGGCGCTTGACTCATCTAAACCTTATCAATCAAAGGGATGCACTGTTGAAAAGAATGAGTTACAGGGCTGTGGTCAGTAAAATCACTTGTGATGAG GTCATGGAGTTATGCCCATCACATCCAATATGGAAAAGAGAACGAAAAGAACACCACGGTGGAGCAATACGTATGTATGATGATAATGACGACTTTACTCCGCGTGGTCCAGATGCCAGTCCTCTTTATTGCTACCTATGTGAAGACCAAAGCAATTATTCATCGACTTTTACGTCAGGCTATCTGTCATTATGTTCCAATGAAATGTCCTTACTAGAAGAAG atgCACTGGAAGATGGAAACCAAATGTTAACGTTGCATTCTAATAATTCTGATAAGTTTCGTCTAGTTCGTGAGGAGTAA